A window of the Musa acuminata AAA Group cultivar baxijiao unplaced genomic scaffold, Cavendish_Baxijiao_AAA HiC_scaffold_1072, whole genome shotgun sequence genome harbors these coding sequences:
- the LOC135666093 gene encoding probable protein phosphatase 2C 59 isoform X1, giving the protein MGYLNSISGLQADGAPVSGGGLSQDGKFGYGYASCPGKRSSMEDFYETRIDSVDGEIVGLFGVFDGHGGAQVAEYVKQNLFSNLLRHPKFITDTKSAIADAYNHTDAEFLKSENSQNREAGSTASTAVLVGDRLLVANVGDSRAVICRGGDGRPLILKSVLLSSIMCNGFLYLI; this is encoded by the exons ATGGGGTATTTGAACTCCATCAGTGGGCTTCAAGCAGACGGTGCTCCGGTCAGCGGGGGAGGACTCAG TCAAGATGGGAAGTTTGGTTATGGGTATGCAAGCTGTCCGGGGAAAAGATCTTCGATGGAAGACTTCTATGAGACGCGAATTGACAGCGTTGATGGAGAAATTGTTGGCTTGTTTGGGGTCTTTGATG GTCATGGCGGTGCCCAAGTAGCAGAGTATGTTAAACAAAACCTCTTCAGCAACTTACTCAGGCATCCAAAGTTCATTACCGATACAAAATCAGCTATAG CTGATGCATACAACCACACGGACGCAGAATTTTTGAAATCTGAGAACAGCCAGAACCGAGAGGCGGGTTCAACTGCATCAACAGCTGTCCTTGTTGGTGATCGTTTGCTCGTTGCAAATGTTGGGGACTCTAGAGCTGTCATATGTAGAGGAGGAGATGGTAGGCCCCTCATCCTTAAATCAGTTCTCTTATCATCAATTATGTGTAACGGATTTCTGTACTTAATCTAG